Below is a genomic region from Roseofilum reptotaenium CS-1145.
ACAGTATCTGATCGAAAAATATGCGATCGCCTTGTCTCCAGGTTTGCAACTGCTACCAGCCAACGAACTGCAAGAACAGGAGATTGAGGCTCTTGTTGGTGGCATTAGTGAGGCGATCGATGGATTTGCTGCTCTGCCAGAAGTAAAACAGGAAGTCCAAGAGATTTCCAATACTATCCAGGCGACTCAATTACTCAACCAAACCTTTACGCGAGACAAATTGGTACAGAAACTCAAACGAGACCATCCCAATGTGGTTCACCTAGCTACCCATGGACAATTTGGCTCGACTCAAGAGAATACCTTTTTACTGGTGTGGGATGGACAATTGAATGTGCGAGAATTATCCGAAGTACTCAAAGACCGCCGCAGGAGTAAAGATAACCTAGAGTTATTAGTCTTGAGTGCTTGCGATACGGCAGCCGGAGATGATCGCGCAGCTTTAGGTTTAGCCGGATTTGCTGTTAAATCTGGGGCCCGCTCCACCATTGCTAGTCTTTGGCCCGTCCGGGATCGAGTTGCTGCTCAACTGATGGCCCAATTCTATGAAGACTTGCGTCAACCTGGTATTGGCAAAGCTGAAGCCCTTCGCCAGGCGCAGCTTAAACTCCTAGAGAGTAAAAGCTTTCGTGAACCTTTCTTCTGGGCCTCTTTTGTCATGGTTGGGAATTGGCTCTAACGCTCCGTGTTGGTGAGTAGGAGGATAGGGAAGATGCGAAGACGGGAGGACTTCCTATTCCCTATTCCCTTAAAATCCCATAGCAGCAGCGACAGATTTTAGATCGGGTTCGATGCCTTGATGACAGGGATTTTGGCTATGGTTAATCGCTGTGTCGGGGTCTTTCAAACCATTGCCGGTGAGAACACAAACAATTTTGGCTCCTTCTGGGACTTGGTCTTTCACCTTCAATAACCCAGCTACCGAAGCGGCAGAAGCAGGTTCGCAGAAAATACCTTCTTCCGAGGCTAACAGGCGATAGGCATTGAGAATGTCTTCATCGGTAACCGCTTGAAATTGGCCACCACTGGCTTCTTGGGCTGCCACTGCTCGATCCCAACTGGCAGGGTTCCCAATACGAATTGCAGTGGCGAGGGTTTCTGGATGTTCGATGGGATGTCCAGCAAGAATGGGGGCCGCGCCAGCCGCTTGAAACCCCATCATTTTTGGCAGTTGACTACATTTCTTTTCTTGATGATATTCACAAAAACCCATCCAATAGGCAGTAATATTCCCTGCATTGCCCACAGGAATACAAAGCCAGTCCGGAGCATCCCCTAATGCATCTACGACTT
It encodes:
- the thrC gene encoding threonine synthase; its protein translation is MGQTHPNSSARSIWKGLIETYRAYLPVTENTPVVTLLEGNTPLIPVPAIAAQIGKQVQVWVKYDGLNPTGSFKDRGMTMAVSKAKEEGSKAVICASTGNTSAAAAAYAKRGGLKAFVIIPEGYVALGKLAQALLYGAEVLAIKDNFDQALAIVREVSEKYPVTLVNSVNPYRLQGQKTAAFEVVDALGDAPDWLCIPVGNAGNITAYWMGFCEYHQEKKCSQLPKMMGFQAAGAAPILAGHPIEHPETLATAIRIGNPASWDRAVAAQEASGGQFQAVTDEDILNAYRLLASEEGIFCEPASAASVAGLLKVKDQVPEGAKIVCVLTGNGLKDPDTAINHSQNPCHQGIEPDLKSVAAAMGF